One stretch of Labrus bergylta chromosome 24, fLabBer1.1, whole genome shotgun sequence DNA includes these proteins:
- the LOC109999104 gene encoding uncharacterized protein has protein sequence MHKKVLFFPGKVCVVFRKGPLGFLLQEPSKEARRIKEDSTLQDKSAPIRADLVQQNALAVVRRRGGDASDRTEVLGDYILQFGKYKGKSFRWLLENDIGYTMYLIKNLQKEEASGDSVTAGHSKNSLQSFVNYSLSFAEIQSLRTYEASGGVVMAASLEDDQLVGFGTRAKSTWKEIWDSRADGYATFILGKSCVPGTRMFKLQQYLQKRQQSASASPPVKHASRVPKPLVMDEDEELESAMISMTSSKLQVQTFAASAASIPAAAIPGVSAGAKTAGVIITVLRTMN, from the exons ATGCACAAGAAAGTGTTGTTCTTCCCGGGGaaagtctgtgttgtgttcCGCAAGGGACCACTTGGATTTCTCCTCCAGGAGCCGTCAAAGGAAGCCAGAAGAATTAAGGAGGACTCCACTCTGCAGGACAAGTCTGCCCCCATACGGGCTGACCTTGTTCAGCAGAATGCTCTGGCTGTGGTCCGTCGGAGAGGAGGGGATGCCTCAGACCGTACGGAGGTGCTGGGAGactacatcctgcagtttgGGAAGTATAAAGGGAAGTCTTTCAGGTGGCTTTTGGAGAATGATATAGGGTACACAATGTATCTTATTAAGAACTTGCAAAAGGAGGAAGCATCAGGTGACAGTGTGACTGCAGGGCATAGCAAGAACAGCCTACAGTCCTTTGTCAATTATTCCCTCAGTTTTGCTGAGATCCAGTCTCTCCGAACCTATGAGGCAAGTGGAGGGGTTGTTATGGCAGCCTCATTGGAAGATGACCAGCTGGTTGGCTTTGGCACTCGTGCTAAGAGCACCTGGAAGGAGATTTGGGACAGCAGAGCTGATGGCTATGCAACCTTCATTTTGGGGAAGAGCTGTGTCCCAGGTACACGCATGTTCAAGCTGCAGCAGTACCTGCAGAAGAGGCAGCAATCTGCCTCTGCTTCCCCACCTGTCAAACATGCCTCAAGGGTCCCCAAACCCCTGG TGAtggatgaggatgaagagcttGAGAGTGCAATGATAAGCATGACATCCTCTAAACTACAAGTGCAGACCT TTGCTGCGTCAGCAGCATCCATACCAGCAGCTGCCATACCAGGAGTGTCCGCAGGAGCAAAGACAG CTGGCGTTATAATAACTGTCCTAAGGACTATGAATTGA